The Candidatus Methylomirabilota bacterium DNA segment TTCCTGGCGGCCGGGATGGCGATCGGCCTCGTCGGCACGGTGGCCGGCAGTCTCTTCGGCCTGGCGTTGATCTGGGTCCAGAACACATACAAGATCATCCGGCTGGCCGGTGACGTGTACCAGATCGACCACCTTCCCATGAAGCTGACCGGGCTCGACTTCGCCCTCGTCACGAGCGCGACGCTGCTGATCTCGTTCCTGGCGACGCTGTCCCCGGCGCGCCGGGCCGCTCGGCTGGACCCTATCGAGGTGCTCCGGTATGAGTGAGGCGCTGGTCGCGGCGCGCGAGCTTGAGCGGGAGTACCGGGTCGGCCCCGAGACCGTGCGTGTGCTGCGGGGCGTGAGCCTGTCCGTCAACGCGGGGGAGAGCGTCGCCCTGATCGGCGCCTCGGGGGTCGGGAAATCGACGCTGCTCCATCTCCTGGGCGGGCTCGATCGCCCTACGGTCGGGCAGGTGCTCTTCGCGGGCGAGGACATGTACGCCCGCTCGGAGGGCGCGCTGGCCCGGCTCCGGCGCACCGAGATCGCGTTCATCTTCCAGTTCTACAATCTCTTGGGCGAGATGACCGCGCTCGAGAACGCGATGATGCCGGCCTTGCTCCAACGCCTGCCGGCCGCCCAGGCCCGGGAGCGCGGAGCCGCTGCTCTGCACGAGGTCGGGTTGGGCGACAGGCTCGGCCACCGCCCGGGCGAGCTGTCGGGCGGGGAGCAGCAGCGGGTCGCCATCGCCCGCGCGCTCGTCGCCCAGCCCCGACTGGTCCTGGCCGACGAGCCCACGGGCAACCTCGACCCCAAGACCAGCGAGGTGATCTGGGATCTCTTCCTGAGACTGCAGGCGGAACGGGGCCTGGCCTTCGTCATAGCGACCCACAACCACGATCTGGCTCGCAAGGCCGACCGCGGATACCGGCTGCTGGAGGGGCGGGCGGTCGCCTGGAGCTGAGGGTCGCGGAGGCCCTTTCCGGCCTCTCATCGAATTCGCGCACTTAGATCTCACCAAAGGGGCCCGAAGGAAGAAAATGCTAGGCCGACCGAGGACTTGGGAGGTATACTTTGCCCAGGTCAGGGTCGGGCTCAGGGGCGGTTCTAACCCTTAGAGAGCAGTGCTAACCCTTAGGGGGCAGTGCTAACCCGAAGTTGCGAGGGCTCCAAGTGTTCGAGAGATTTACGGAGAGAGCGCGGCGGGTCATCATCCTGGCGAGAGAAGAGGCGGGCCGCTTCCGCCATGATTTCGTCGGGACCGAGCACATCCTCCTGGGGCTCATCCGGGACGGCGAAGGGATCGCGACGGCCGTCCTCCAGCGCCTCGGCCTCAGGCTCGAGACGGTCAAGGCCGAGGTGGAGCGGGCGCTGGCCGGCTTCCCGAAGACCCTGACATTCGGCGAGGTGCCTTTCACGCCTCAGGCCAAGCGGGTCCTCGAGCTCAGCATCGAGGAAGCCCGCCAGCTCGGGCACAACTACATCGGCACCGAGCACCTCCTCCTGGGGCTCATGAAGGAGGGGCAGTCCATCGCGGCGAAGATCCTCGAATCCCTCGGTGCGCGCCTCGACGAGGTTCGCCAGGAGACGCTTGCGCTCTTGGGAGACCAGTACTACCCGCGTCCCAAGAAGCGCTCGCAGACACCGGTGCTCGACGAGTTCGCCCGCGATCTGACGCAGTTGGCCCGCGAGAGCAAGCTCGACCCGGTCATCGGGCGGGAGACGGAGATCGAGCGCGTCATCCAGATCCTCGCCCGGAGGACCAAGAACAACCCGGTCCTCATCGGGGAGCCCGGCGTCGGCAAAACGGCCATCGTCGAGGGGCTCGCCCAGCGCATCGTGGGCCACGAGGTGCCCGACGTGCTGGCGCAGAAGCGGCTCCTGCAGCTCGACCTGGGCGCCCTTGTAGCCGGCACGAAGTACCGCGGGCAGTTCGAGGAGCGGCTGAAGGCCGTCATGAAGGAGATCCGCCAGTCGGAGAATGTGGTGCTCTTCCTCGACGAGCTCCACACGCTGATCGGGGCGGGCGCCGCGGAAGGCGCGATCGACGCGTCGAACATGCTCAAGCCGGCGCTGTCGCGAGGCGAGATCCAGACCATCGGCGCGACGACGCTGGATGAGTACCGCAAGTACATCGAGAAGGACGGCGCGCTCGAGCGCCGCTTCCAGCCCGTTATCGTCCGCGCCCCCTCTGTGCCCGAGTCCGTGGAGATCATCAAGGGGCTGCGCCACAAGTACGAGGCGCATCATCGCGTAAAGATTACCGATGAGGCGATCGATGCGGCTGTGAAGCTCGCCGACCGCTACATCACGGACCGGCAGCTGCCTGACAAGGCCATCGACGTCATCGACGAGGCCTCCTCGCGCACCAGGCTGATGGCGCTGACCCCTCCGCCCGAGATCAAGGAGATCGGCAAGGAGGTCGAGCGCGTCGTCCGCGAGAAGGACATGTACCTGGAGGCCCAGGAGTTCGAGAAGGCCGCGTCTCTCCGGGAGAAAGAGAAGCTGCTCCGCGCGCGGGACGAGGAGATGAAGCGCGAGTGGGACAAGCGCAAGGGCAAGGGGCCCCAGACGGTCAGCGAGGAGGATATCGAGTACATCGTCTCACGCTGGACGGGCATCCCGCTGTCCAAGCTCGAGGAGAAGGAGTCTGCGAAGCTCGCCCGGATGGAAGACGCGCTCCACGGGCGCATCATCGGTCAGGAAGACGCGGTCGTCGCGGTGTCCCGCGCGATCCGCAGGTCGCGGGCAGGACTCAAGGACAGCCGGCGGCCCGTGGGATCCTTCGTGTTCCTCGGTCCGACGGGTGTGGGCAAGACGGAGCTGGCCCGGGCGCTGGCGGAGTACCTCTTCGGCGACGAAAACGCGCTCATCCGAGTGGACATGTCCGAGTACATGGAGAAGTTTTCCGTTTCGCGCCTGCTGGGGGCGCCTCCCGGCTACGTAGGCTACGAAGAGGGCGGTTACCTCACGGAGAAGGTGCGGCGCCGCCCGTATTCGGTCGTGCTCTTCGACGAAATCGAAAAAGCCCACCCGGATATCTTCAACATGCTGCTCCAGGTACTGGACGACGGGCGCCTGACCGATTCGGTGGGCCACGTGGTGGATTTCAAGAACACCATCCTGATCATGACGTCGAACCTGGGGACCAGCTTCATCGGCAAGCGGTCGGCCCCGGGCTTCCTGGCCGAAGGGGACGAGACGAGCTACGAGCGCATGAAAGAGAAGGTGCTGGACGAGTTGAAGCGCGCGTTCCGGCCGGAGTTCATCAACCGGATCGACGACATCATCGTGTTCCACGCGCTGTCCCGGGAGCACATCACTGCGATCGTGCAGCTCATGGTCGATCGCATCAACAAGCAGCTGTCGGACAAGGGCATCCAGCTCGAGCCCACCGGGGCTGCGCTGGACCTGCTCGTCCAGAGGGGATACGACCCGACTTACGGGGCGCGCCAGCTGAGGCGGACGATCCAAAAGTACGTCGAGGATCCGCTCGCCGAGGCGATCGTGCGCGGGCAGTTCGGGGACGGCGCGCGGATCGAGGTGGATGTCGAGGCGGGTAATTTCACCTTCCGCGAGATTCAGATCGCCGAGCCGAGGCTCGCGCTGGCGGAACGTTAGAGCGACACGTCCGAGACTGGACGGCCGACGAGCCATGACCGCGCGGGGGAGGCCTGCTCTCGCAATTTTTTTTGCCCTGACCCTGTCTTGGGTCGGCGGGGCGATTGTCCGCCCCGCGCTCGGGCAACCCCCCTCCGCGCCCCCTCCGGGCGCGCAGATCATCCTCAAAGACCTCGCAGTCCAGGGTAACCGCCGCGTCCAGGAAGCAGTCATCCTGGGCCGCGTCTCCGCCAAGGTCGGCGGCCCCTTCGTCCCGGCGCGACTCGCGGAGGATATTCGGTCGGTCTTCTCACTCGGCTTCTTCGATGATGTGCAGGCCAAGGTCGAAGACTTCGAGGGCGGTGTCAAGCTGGTCTTCGTGGTTACCGAGCGTCCCTTCGTCCGCGACATCACGTTCGGCGGCAACAAGCGCCTCGATGCCGCAACCCTCCAGGAGAAGATCGACTTCAAGCTCGGCGCCGTGTACAACCCCGTCGAGGTGACACGGGCCGCCGAGAAGCTGAAGGAAGCCTACGAGGAGGAGGGCTACTTCGAGGTCGGCGTGACGCCCGAGGTCGACCGGCTGCCCGACGGGGACGTCAGCGTGACGTTCCGCGTCGCCGAGGGCCGAAAGATGACGATCGACAAGATCGTCATTGAGGGCGCGCAGGGCCTGAAGCCGGAGAAGATCAAGAGCATCATGCTGACCCAAGAACGGGAATTCTACATCCTGCGGGGCACGGTCCAGCGGCAGAAGCTCGACCAGGACACCGAGCGCGTCGTCACGTTCTACAACGACAACGGCTACATCCAGGCGCGGGTGGAGACGGTCGACACCCAGGTGGACCGCGCGACCGCGCGGGTCACGATCAGGATCGTGGTGGCCGAAGGGCCGCAGTTCAAGGTCGGCGGCATCGATATCACCGGCAACAAGGTGCTGCCCCTCGAGGAGCTGCGCCGGCGCGTCCTGCTCAAGCCCGATGACATCTATTCCCGGACCAAGCTGCAGGAGACCGTCAAGGGTATCGGGGACGTCTACGGGACTATCGGGCGGACCGCGGCAGACATCGTTCCCCAAATCGCGCTCGACGTGCCGAACCGGAAGGTCAACATCACGCTCGAAGTCAGCGAGGGCCCCGAGGTCTTTATTGAGCGGATCAACATTTCAGGGAACACGCGGAGCCAGGAGAAGATCCTTCGCCGTGAGCTCCCGATGGCGGAGGGCGACCTCTTCACCACGCAGAAGCTCGCCCGAGCAAAGCAGAAGCTGGTCAACCTCACCTACTTCGAGAAGGTGGAGACCAAGACCCTGCCGGGCTCGACCAAGGACAAGATCGTCGTCAATATCGACGTGACGGAGAAGCCCACGGGCCTCTTCTCGATCGGCGGCGGTTACAGCTCGCAGGACGGCGCGTTGGGTACGGTCGACCTGTCCCAGAACAACTTCCTCGGGAAGGGCTACCAGCTCTTCCTCCGCCTGCGCGGCGGCACGCAAACGCAGCAGGGCACGATCGGGTTCACGGACCCGTGGTTCCTGGACCGGCCGCTGGCGGCGGGGTTCGACCTCTTCAACAACCGGCGGGTGTACCAGGA contains these protein-coding regions:
- a CDS encoding ABC transporter ATP-binding protein, whose amino-acid sequence is MSEALVAARELEREYRVGPETVRVLRGVSLSVNAGESVALIGASGVGKSTLLHLLGGLDRPTVGQVLFAGEDMYARSEGALARLRRTEIAFIFQFYNLLGEMTALENAMMPALLQRLPAAQARERGAAALHEVGLGDRLGHRPGELSGGEQQRVAIARALVAQPRLVLADEPTGNLDPKTSEVIWDLFLRLQAERGLAFVIATHNHDLARKADRGYRLLEGRAVAWS
- a CDS encoding ATP-dependent Clp protease ATP-binding subunit — its product is MFERFTERARRVIILAREEAGRFRHDFVGTEHILLGLIRDGEGIATAVLQRLGLRLETVKAEVERALAGFPKTLTFGEVPFTPQAKRVLELSIEEARQLGHNYIGTEHLLLGLMKEGQSIAAKILESLGARLDEVRQETLALLGDQYYPRPKKRSQTPVLDEFARDLTQLARESKLDPVIGRETEIERVIQILARRTKNNPVLIGEPGVGKTAIVEGLAQRIVGHEVPDVLAQKRLLQLDLGALVAGTKYRGQFEERLKAVMKEIRQSENVVLFLDELHTLIGAGAAEGAIDASNMLKPALSRGEIQTIGATTLDEYRKYIEKDGALERRFQPVIVRAPSVPESVEIIKGLRHKYEAHHRVKITDEAIDAAVKLADRYITDRQLPDKAIDVIDEASSRTRLMALTPPPEIKEIGKEVERVVREKDMYLEAQEFEKAASLREKEKLLRARDEEMKREWDKRKGKGPQTVSEEDIEYIVSRWTGIPLSKLEEKESAKLARMEDALHGRIIGQEDAVVAVSRAIRRSRAGLKDSRRPVGSFVFLGPTGVGKTELARALAEYLFGDENALIRVDMSEYMEKFSVSRLLGAPPGYVGYEEGGYLTEKVRRRPYSVVLFDEIEKAHPDIFNMLLQVLDDGRLTDSVGHVVDFKNTILIMTSNLGTSFIGKRSAPGFLAEGDETSYERMKEKVLDELKRAFRPEFINRIDDIIVFHALSREHITAIVQLMVDRINKQLSDKGIQLEPTGAALDLLVQRGYDPTYGARQLRRTIQKYVEDPLAEAIVRGQFGDGARIEVDVEAGNFTFREIQIAEPRLALAER
- the bamA gene encoding outer membrane protein assembly factor BamA, with the translated sequence MTARGRPALAIFFALTLSWVGGAIVRPALGQPPSAPPPGAQIILKDLAVQGNRRVQEAVILGRVSAKVGGPFVPARLAEDIRSVFSLGFFDDVQAKVEDFEGGVKLVFVVTERPFVRDITFGGNKRLDAATLQEKIDFKLGAVYNPVEVTRAAEKLKEAYEEEGYFEVGVTPEVDRLPDGDVSVTFRVAEGRKMTIDKIVIEGAQGLKPEKIKSIMLTQEREFYILRGTVQRQKLDQDTERVVTFYNDNGYIQARVETVDTQVDRATARVTIRIVVAEGPQFKVGGIDITGNKVLPLEELRRRVLLKPDDIYSRTKLQETVKGIGDVYGTIGRTAADIVPQIALDVPNRKVNITLEVSEGPEVFIERINISGNTRSQEKILRRELPMAEGDLFTTQKLARAKQKLVNLTYFEKVETKTLPGSTKDKIVVNIDVTEKPTGLFSIGGGYSSQDGALGTVDLSQNNFLGKGYQLFLRLRGGTQTQQGTIGFTDPWFLDRPLAAGFDLFNNRRVYQDYTVNSLGGDVRFGAPIGDYSRWNALYRLSQEKVSNVASNASTELLQAQGTTVTSLVGGSLSRDTRDSLTEPTRGNYSLFGADVAGIGTGDNRFFRITATTTQHQPLWFDHVLSGRLMTGYQLGWYKDPVPFFERYYLGGPNTIRSFKARQISPVDSSGTAIGGNFQVLGNLEYSVPLPYGIRAALFFDAGNVYGPDQSVHAPVDLTNLKYAVGPGIRWNSPFGPVRVDYGVNPNPTGKEKFGNIQFSMGSAF